Proteins from one Chitinophaga oryzae genomic window:
- the dgoD gene encoding galactonate dehydratase — protein MKITAIETQVCHARMRNWIFIKIVTDQPGLWGWGEATLEWHTRAVVGAVEDISQLLIGEDPRRIEYLWQMMYRQHFWHGNGIVRGTAISGIDIALWDILGKIHGVPCHELWGGRVRDYIRLYCHLGGGKMEDFYETRPDDAGRFGELAARAVEDGFTAFKSMAVPETMPLEGLKPVRYAEACVRAMREAVGEDIDIMVDCHARPSPLMGLQFAKALEPYGLYFFEEPCWPETMEDIARIQRAVKTPIASGERLVGVHAFRDMLEKRAVSVIQPDITHCGGLSEVRRIAALAEAYRVAVAPHNPQGPVSTAASIELGFATPSYAICESVHNDVPWREEVVSEGFTVEKKGRIVKPNHRPGLGIEINEAAVKKHPFQQEVLQRTFYKDGSVGDW, from the coding sequence ATGAAAATAACGGCGATAGAAACACAGGTTTGTCACGCGCGGATGCGCAACTGGATCTTTATCAAAATCGTCACCGACCAGCCCGGCCTGTGGGGATGGGGCGAAGCGACGCTGGAGTGGCACACGAGAGCGGTAGTAGGCGCTGTGGAAGATATCAGCCAGCTGCTGATCGGCGAAGATCCGCGCCGTATTGAATACCTGTGGCAGATGATGTACCGCCAGCATTTCTGGCATGGCAACGGTATCGTTCGCGGTACGGCCATCAGCGGTATCGACATCGCCCTGTGGGATATCCTCGGAAAAATTCACGGCGTGCCCTGTCATGAGCTGTGGGGCGGCCGCGTAAGAGATTATATCCGCCTGTATTGTCATCTGGGCGGCGGCAAAATGGAGGACTTCTATGAAACTCGCCCGGATGATGCCGGCCGTTTTGGTGAACTGGCGGCACGCGCTGTGGAGGACGGTTTTACCGCGTTCAAATCCATGGCCGTGCCGGAAACCATGCCGCTGGAAGGACTGAAGCCTGTCCGTTATGCGGAAGCTTGTGTGAGGGCTATGCGGGAAGCGGTGGGAGAGGACATCGATATCATGGTGGACTGTCACGCTCGTCCCAGCCCGCTGATGGGACTTCAATTTGCGAAGGCGCTGGAGCCGTACGGCTTGTATTTCTTTGAAGAGCCCTGCTGGCCGGAGACGATGGAAGACATCGCCCGGATACAACGGGCCGTGAAAACACCTATTGCCAGTGGAGAAAGGCTGGTGGGGGTACATGCTTTCAGAGATATGCTGGAGAAACGCGCTGTTAGCGTGATCCAGCCGGATATCACCCATTGTGGCGGACTGAGTGAAGTAAGACGGATAGCCGCGCTGGCAGAAGCCTACCGGGTGGCGGTAGCGCCGCACAACCCACAGGGGCCGGTAAGCACCGCGGCATCGATTGAGCTGGGCTTTGCCACGCCGTCTTATGCTATCTGTGAGAGTGTGCACAACGATGTGCCGTGGCGGGAAGAAGTGGTGAGCGAAGGCTTTACGGTAGAAAAAAAAGGAAGAATCGTAAAACCCAATCACCGTCCGGGATTGGGCATAGAGATCAACGAAGCGGCCGTGAAAAAACACCCTTTCCAACAGGAGGTGTTACAGCGGACGTTCTATAAAGATGGCAGTGTTGGTGACTGGTAA
- a CDS encoding SDR family NAD(P)-dependent oxidoreductase yields the protein MEKLLEKKTVLVSGALGDIGRAVALAFAAQGAGVALGDLQPEAAARPLLEELMAMGAPCHYTQVDVSDAAAVDRWLQAAEAALGLVSITVANAATVTIAGLYQISAEQWSQELRVNLDGAFYVARAVTARMLEQRITGSVVFVGSWAAEVAHSHIPAYSVSKAGLRMLSKCMALELAPHGIMVNEIAPGYVDAGLSRVVWEQAPEQKENARLKTPVRQLITPRQVAREVVRLCDPENRHITGSVLLMDGGLSLL from the coding sequence ATGGAAAAACTATTGGAGAAGAAAACAGTCCTGGTCAGTGGCGCCCTTGGCGACATCGGCAGGGCAGTGGCCCTGGCGTTTGCGGCGCAGGGCGCCGGCGTGGCGCTGGGGGACCTGCAGCCCGAGGCAGCAGCCCGGCCGTTGCTGGAGGAACTGATGGCGATGGGCGCACCCTGTCACTATACGCAGGTAGACGTGTCCGACGCAGCGGCGGTTGACCGCTGGCTGCAGGCTGCAGAAGCGGCGTTGGGACTGGTGAGTATCACCGTTGCCAACGCTGCTACCGTCACTATCGCCGGCCTGTACCAGATATCGGCGGAACAGTGGAGCCAGGAGCTGCGGGTGAACCTCGACGGCGCTTTTTATGTAGCGCGGGCGGTCACGGCGCGTATGCTGGAACAACGTATAACCGGCAGCGTTGTCTTCGTAGGCAGCTGGGCGGCGGAAGTGGCGCATAGCCATATCCCGGCGTACTCGGTGTCCAAAGCCGGTCTGCGCATGTTATCCAAATGTATGGCGCTGGAACTGGCGCCGCACGGCATTATGGTCAACGAGATCGCACCGGGCTATGTAGATGCCGGCCTTAGCCGCGTAGTATGGGAGCAGGCGCCGGAACAGAAAGAAAATGCGCGCCTGAAAACACCTGTTCGGCAGCTGATCACACCCCGGCAGGTGGCCCGCGAAGTAGTGCGCCTCTGTGATCCGGAAAACAGGCATATCACCGGCAGCGTGCTGCTGATGGATGGCGGCCTGTCTCTCTTGTAA
- a CDS encoding SLC5 family protein, whose translation MNLNLTLPDAIIFGVYILGVIGLGIYASRKAQQTKRDYFLAGDKLPWWMIGGSIIAANISSHHLVGAMGVAYSRGFVAIAMEWGAILMGFNALLWIFLPFYIRNGFYTVPEFLEKRFGTAARTTYAGLILLTYVLVEISAVLYLGALSLHSLLGISVMTSVVILAAITGVYTIAGGLRAVIYTEMLQLIVLVMGGIALTIATVNAAGGVSAITDTVKDWDLILPANDPDFPWTMYLGGVLCISVFYCATNQFIVQRVLAAKNEWHARMGVVFGDYLKFLVPVIITVPALVAPKLFPDLEKPDLLFPTLVEKLLPAGLVGLVMAGLIAAVMSHLSGAINSCTTILTVDIYLPYFRKKATEAEAVRFGRIAGAVIIVIGILCTGLFLTHSKKPIFLYLMNAYGLFTPGIATMFLLGILWKRTTHAGALAAGILTIPMSVAMEIIFPAMPFFNRTGIVFWSCVLLCIVVSLLTKPVPEAELKGLIWNRESLKLPADLLQQSRGLRNPTLWWALITAVVLYFYIVYA comes from the coding sequence ATGAACCTGAACCTCACTTTGCCGGACGCTATTATATTCGGCGTATATATTCTCGGCGTTATCGGCCTTGGCATCTATGCCTCGCGTAAGGCACAGCAGACCAAACGCGACTATTTTCTGGCAGGCGATAAGCTGCCCTGGTGGATGATCGGTGGTAGTATTATTGCTGCCAATATCAGCAGCCATCACCTGGTAGGAGCGATGGGAGTGGCTTACAGCAGGGGCTTTGTAGCCATCGCCATGGAGTGGGGCGCTATCCTGATGGGTTTTAATGCGCTGCTATGGATATTTCTGCCTTTCTATATCCGCAACGGCTTTTATACCGTACCCGAATTTCTTGAGAAACGTTTTGGCACCGCCGCCCGTACTACCTACGCCGGCCTTATCCTGCTAACCTATGTGCTTGTGGAAATCAGTGCGGTACTGTATCTGGGCGCGTTGTCATTACATTCCCTGCTGGGCATCTCCGTGATGACCAGCGTTGTGATACTGGCAGCTATCACCGGTGTATACACGATCGCCGGAGGATTGCGGGCGGTGATATATACGGAGATGTTGCAGCTGATAGTACTCGTGATGGGTGGTATTGCGCTCACCATCGCGACGGTGAACGCCGCCGGTGGCGTGAGCGCCATTACCGATACGGTTAAGGATTGGGACCTGATCCTTCCGGCGAATGACCCCGATTTCCCGTGGACGATGTATCTCGGCGGGGTGCTTTGTATCAGTGTGTTTTACTGCGCTACCAACCAGTTTATCGTGCAACGGGTACTGGCTGCTAAAAACGAATGGCATGCCCGTATGGGAGTGGTCTTTGGCGATTATCTGAAGTTCCTGGTGCCCGTAATCATTACCGTGCCAGCGCTGGTGGCGCCTAAACTGTTTCCTGACCTGGAAAAACCCGATCTGCTGTTTCCTACGCTGGTGGAGAAGTTGCTGCCTGCCGGTCTCGTCGGGTTGGTCATGGCCGGCCTTATCGCCGCTGTGATGTCACATCTTTCCGGCGCCATCAATTCCTGCACCACCATCCTGACGGTTGACATCTACCTGCCTTATTTCCGTAAGAAAGCGACCGAGGCAGAGGCGGTGCGTTTTGGACGTATAGCCGGCGCCGTGATTATTGTCATCGGTATCCTGTGCACAGGACTGTTCCTGACCCATTCCAAAAAGCCGATCTTCCTGTACCTGATGAATGCCTACGGGTTGTTTACCCCTGGCATTGCAACGATGTTCCTGCTGGGCATCCTGTGGAAACGCACCACACACGCGGGTGCGCTGGCAGCCGGTATCCTCACGATCCCGATGTCGGTGGCCATGGAAATCATTTTCCCCGCCATGCCTTTTTTTAACAGGACAGGCATTGTTTTCTGGAGCTGTGTGCTGCTGTGCATTGTTGTGAGCCTGCTGACCAAACCGGTACCGGAAGCCGAACTGAAAGGACTGATCTGGAACCGGGAAAGCCTGAAGCTGCCGGCAGACCTGTTGCAGCAGTCGCGAGGGTTACGTAACCCAACCTTATGGTGGGCATTGATTACAGCGGTTGTGTTATACTTCTATATCGTATACGCATAA
- a CDS encoding LacI family DNA-binding transcriptional regulator, protein MKKKTAEQPLGVKEIARRANVAIATVDRVIHNRPGVSPKTKSKIEAIIQELNYQPNILARRLASRHVLRLATVLPKVSSQETDFWTLPVAGIQKAEEEIKQFGVKVDPYYFDLNDRKSFVKVTRQVLKNPVDGILLAPSFIEESVSFIRSCRERNIPYVFINSDIPQQESLCYIGPDLFRSGYQAGQLIHYCTPRNARVLVLNISHEIEDHHHLLRKEEGLRAYFKDTKRPIIKKDVRQTDQASIEKELSKAFQQYPDVRAVFVTNSRVAAVSRYLEKHSPGKDLLLIGYDFTKENVSRLDQGHIDFLICQQPQEQGYRGIMTLYQHLVMKVPVEKTHFMPIDIITKENHAFYIQP, encoded by the coding sequence ATGAAGAAAAAAACGGCCGAACAACCCCTCGGTGTGAAGGAGATCGCCCGAAGGGCCAATGTGGCCATCGCCACGGTGGACAGGGTTATCCATAACAGGCCCGGCGTCTCCCCAAAAACAAAAAGTAAAATAGAAGCCATCATACAGGAGCTGAACTATCAGCCCAATATACTGGCCAGACGGCTGGCATCCCGCCATGTACTCCGGCTGGCTACCGTGCTGCCCAAAGTATCATCGCAGGAAACCGACTTCTGGACATTGCCGGTGGCCGGCATACAGAAAGCAGAAGAGGAAATCAAACAGTTCGGTGTGAAGGTAGATCCTTATTACTTCGACCTCAACGACCGGAAGTCTTTTGTAAAAGTCACCAGACAGGTACTTAAAAATCCGGTGGACGGTATCCTGCTGGCGCCTTCCTTTATCGAAGAATCTGTTTCGTTTATCCGTTCCTGCAGAGAGCGCAATATCCCCTACGTTTTTATCAACTCTGATATTCCTCAGCAGGAGAGCCTCTGTTACATCGGGCCTGACCTGTTCCGCAGCGGCTATCAGGCAGGACAGCTGATACACTACTGCACGCCCCGCAACGCACGTGTGCTGGTGCTCAACATCTCCCATGAGATAGAAGACCATCACCACCTGCTTCGCAAAGAAGAAGGGCTACGCGCCTACTTTAAAGACACCAAACGGCCTATCATCAAAAAAGACGTCCGTCAAACAGATCAGGCCTCTATTGAAAAAGAACTCTCGAAAGCGTTTCAGCAGTATCCCGACGTTCGCGCCGTTTTCGTTACCAACTCCAGGGTTGCCGCCGTTTCCCGCTACCTGGAGAAACACAGTCCCGGTAAAGACCTCCTGCTCATCGGCTACGACTTTACCAAAGAAAATGTTTCACGCCTCGACCAGGGACATATTGATTTCCTGATCTGCCAACAGCCCCAGGAACAGGGATATCGCGGTATTATGACGCTTTACCAGCATCTTGTTATGAAAGTGCCGGTAGAGAAAACGCATTTTATGCCGATCGATATTATCACGAAAGAAAACCATGCTTTTTATATCCAGCCGTAA
- a CDS encoding putative oxidoreductase C-terminal domain-containing protein produces the protein MKQNIIFAGMAAALLSCGTTQQKQSSMQLIALDPGHFHASLVQQQMYPGIDSTIRVFAPEGPEVKQYLASIGRFNQQTDPPVHWATDVYTGPDYLEKMLQQPAGNIVVIAGNNRLKATYIRRSVNAGQHVLADKPMAIDAAGFDSLQAAFREAAAKKVQLYDIMTERYEIRNTLQRELSQLQDVFGTLETGTPGNPAVVKNSVHHFKKLVAGKTMVRPAWYMDETQQGEGIVDVTTHLVDLVQWTCFPGQTIDFQHDIQVDSARRWATTMSLQQYADITGQTAFPPYLAKNVGKDSLLQVYANGSFDYTIKGIHANISVTWNYQAPEGTGDTHYSLLRGTKASLIIRQGAEQQYKPVLYIESARHHDSAYAKTVAAHIAKLAQQYPGLSLKENNKGWEVVIPEALSKKHEALFGRVMQQFLEYIRNNNMPAWEVPNMLAKYYTTTQALALAKKQ, from the coding sequence ATGAAGCAAAATATTATCTTTGCCGGCATGGCAGCGGCCCTGCTGTCATGCGGCACTACTCAACAAAAACAATCGTCTATGCAACTGATCGCGTTAGATCCCGGGCACTTCCATGCTTCACTGGTACAGCAACAGATGTACCCCGGCATAGATTCCACTATCCGTGTGTTTGCACCCGAAGGACCGGAAGTAAAACAGTACCTCGCCAGCATCGGACGGTTCAATCAACAGACCGACCCGCCCGTACACTGGGCAACCGACGTATACACCGGCCCGGACTACCTGGAGAAAATGCTGCAGCAGCCCGCAGGCAATATCGTGGTAATTGCCGGCAACAACCGGCTCAAAGCCACCTACATCCGCCGCTCCGTCAATGCCGGTCAGCATGTGCTGGCAGATAAACCCATGGCTATCGACGCCGCAGGCTTCGACTCCCTGCAGGCAGCTTTCCGGGAAGCAGCAGCGAAAAAAGTACAGCTCTATGATATCATGACCGAACGGTATGAAATCAGAAATACCCTGCAGCGGGAACTCTCGCAGTTGCAGGATGTTTTTGGCACCCTGGAAACCGGTACTCCCGGCAACCCGGCCGTTGTCAAGAACAGCGTCCATCATTTCAAAAAGCTGGTCGCCGGCAAAACGATGGTACGCCCTGCCTGGTATATGGATGAGACCCAGCAGGGAGAAGGTATCGTAGACGTCACTACTCACCTGGTGGACCTCGTGCAATGGACCTGCTTTCCGGGTCAGACGATCGACTTTCAGCATGACATACAGGTAGACAGCGCCCGCCGCTGGGCCACCACCATGAGCCTGCAGCAATATGCAGACATCACCGGGCAGACCGCTTTCCCGCCTTACCTGGCGAAAAACGTCGGTAAAGACAGTCTGCTGCAGGTATATGCCAACGGCTCTTTTGACTATACGATCAAAGGCATCCATGCCAATATATCCGTTACCTGGAACTACCAGGCGCCGGAAGGCACCGGTGACACGCATTATTCGCTGCTGCGGGGCACAAAAGCGTCGCTGATCATCCGCCAGGGAGCGGAACAGCAGTACAAACCCGTACTGTACATCGAGTCTGCCCGGCATCACGATAGCGCCTATGCGAAAACTGTCGCGGCGCATATCGCCAAATTGGCGCAGCAGTATCCGGGACTTTCGCTGAAAGAAAATAACAAAGGCTGGGAAGTTGTCATCCCCGAAGCGCTGTCCAAAAAGCACGAAGCGCTCTTCGGCAGGGTGATGCAGCAATTCCTCGAATACATCCGGAACAACAACATGCCCGCCTGGGAAGTGCCCAATATGCTGGCCAAATACTACACTACCACGCAGGCGCTGGCGCTGGCAAAAAAACAGTAA
- a CDS encoding PQQ-dependent sugar dehydrogenase — protein sequence MKRTGILLLIVLIVAAGAYWLLRPAKPAEFTQPIEATLQLDKTILGISTIASDLNVPWEIVWGPDNQIWYTEQSGSISKVDPHTGIKKLLLTIPEVYRHRTLGLLGMAIHPDKDKPYVFIDYTHLNKDSSIVSRLVRYTYTADTLKDPLLLLELPGNTGHNGSRVAISPDGKVLLSTGDAARDQNAPDTASLNGKVLRLNTDGTVPADNPYPGNYMWSRGHRNIQGLVFTDKGLLFASEHGDATDDELNRIGKGGYYGWARIEGYADRPDEKAHADSFPFIAPLKAWTPTIAPAGIDYYSSGKIPEWKNSLLLGTLKAASLHVIHLNNAQDAATAEEIILAGKYGRLRDLCVSPEGDVYIATSNRDWNPGKGFPLPHDDRILRIAALKPGQAVPATATRENAQPATVTAAANSGATLYKNYCEACHKPDGKGVPASFPPLAGNPLVTGKAAPLVQTILHGRTGDSKSKNSSYGEQMPAFNFLKDGEIAAITTYIRNSWGNHADSISAVTITQERQP from the coding sequence ATGAAACGTACCGGCATTCTTCTTTTGATAGTCCTGATAGTGGCCGCCGGCGCTTACTGGCTGCTGCGGCCCGCAAAACCGGCGGAGTTTACCCAGCCCATCGAAGCCACGCTGCAACTCGATAAAACCATCCTGGGTATCAGCACCATCGCCTCCGATCTCAATGTTCCCTGGGAAATCGTCTGGGGACCTGACAATCAGATCTGGTACACCGAACAAAGCGGCAGCATCAGCAAAGTTGATCCGCATACCGGTATCAAAAAACTTTTGCTGACCATTCCGGAAGTATACCGTCATCGTACACTCGGGCTGCTGGGCATGGCCATTCATCCCGACAAGGACAAACCTTACGTGTTTATAGACTACACGCATCTGAACAAAGACTCCTCCATCGTGTCAAGACTGGTACGGTATACCTATACGGCCGATACGCTGAAAGATCCGCTGCTGCTGCTCGAACTGCCCGGCAACACCGGGCATAACGGTTCCCGGGTGGCCATCTCCCCCGATGGCAAAGTGCTGCTCTCCACCGGCGACGCCGCCCGCGATCAGAACGCTCCCGACACCGCGTCGCTCAACGGTAAAGTGTTACGCCTCAATACCGACGGCACCGTGCCCGCCGACAATCCCTATCCCGGCAACTACATGTGGTCCCGTGGCCATCGTAACATCCAGGGATTGGTATTCACGGACAAAGGCCTGCTCTTTGCCTCCGAACATGGCGATGCCACCGACGATGAACTGAACCGCATCGGGAAAGGCGGCTACTATGGATGGGCGCGCATCGAAGGATACGCGGACCGACCGGACGAGAAAGCCCATGCAGACTCTTTCCCCTTCATCGCGCCACTCAAAGCCTGGACGCCGACCATCGCACCTGCCGGCATCGATTACTATTCTTCCGGTAAAATCCCCGAATGGAAAAACAGCCTGCTGCTGGGAACACTCAAAGCGGCGAGTCTTCACGTAATACACCTGAACAACGCACAGGACGCCGCCACCGCGGAAGAGATCATTCTCGCCGGCAAATACGGCAGGCTGCGGGACCTCTGCGTTTCTCCGGAGGGCGACGTATATATCGCCACCAGCAACCGCGACTGGAATCCCGGCAAAGGTTTTCCTTTACCGCATGACGACCGTATCCTGCGCATCGCGGCACTGAAGCCCGGCCAGGCGGTACCTGCCACGGCTACACGGGAAAATGCACAACCGGCAACAGTAACGGCTGCCGCCAACAGCGGCGCCACGCTGTACAAAAATTATTGCGAAGCCTGTCACAAGCCTGACGGCAAAGGTGTACCGGCGTCCTTCCCCCCGCTCGCAGGAAACCCGCTCGTTACCGGCAAAGCCGCACCGCTGGTACAAACCATCCTGCACGGCCGCACCGGCGACTCCAAAAGCAAGAACAGCAGCTATGGCGAACAGATGCCGGCTTTCAACTTCCTGAAAGACGGAGAGATCGCCGCCATTACTACGTATATCCGTAACAGCTGGGGCAACCATGCCGACAGCATCAGCGCCGTAACTATCACCCAGGAAAGACAACCCTGA
- a CDS encoding Nramp family divalent metal transporter gives MEKAPVTAGGSAQKGSQYKAWLQSLGPGLITAALVFGPSKVTIASIMGAGYGFSLLWIVAVAIFFMIIFTTMAARVGIATNESLLSTISRKWGRPARIAIGVGVFLVTASFQAGNSIGSGITLAEATHTNKTVWIIACNIAGISILFFRTFYRMLEKIMIALIIMMLFAFIVTMVLSHPPAAGIASGFVPTVPAGSQKLIIAFMASCFSIVGAIYQSYLVQERKRIRPDVVQTGRETLPGMLILGFMSATVMICAATVLHPAGINITTATDMAIALEPVFGNAASALFLVGLFGASFSSLLGNAALGGTLLGDALGYGGQLSSRMVRTFIAVIMLIGAGVAITFGKLPLELIVLAQAVTIFIVPFIGIALYLVANDAAIMGKMKNNTFTNIAGAAGLIIMLLLAVSNAITLFFS, from the coding sequence ATGGAAAAAGCTCCCGTTACCGCCGGGGGCAGCGCACAAAAAGGCAGTCAATACAAGGCATGGCTGCAGTCCCTCGGGCCGGGATTGATCACGGCCGCGCTGGTATTTGGTCCCAGCAAGGTCACCATCGCCTCCATTATGGGCGCCGGCTATGGCTTTTCCCTGTTATGGATTGTAGCGGTAGCTATCTTCTTCATGATCATCTTCACCACTATGGCAGCGCGGGTAGGTATTGCCACCAACGAATCATTGCTGAGCACCATCAGCCGTAAATGGGGCCGACCAGCGCGCATCGCCATTGGCGTAGGCGTTTTCCTGGTGACCGCTTCCTTTCAGGCAGGCAACTCCATCGGTTCGGGCATTACGCTGGCAGAAGCCACCCATACCAATAAAACTGTCTGGATCATCGCCTGTAACATAGCGGGCATCAGCATCCTGTTCTTCCGTACTTTCTACAGGATGCTGGAAAAGATCATGATAGCGCTCATCATCATGATGTTGTTTGCCTTTATCGTGACCATGGTCCTCTCCCATCCGCCGGCAGCGGGCATCGCATCCGGCTTCGTGCCTACGGTGCCGGCCGGCTCACAGAAACTGATCATCGCCTTCATGGCTTCGTGCTTTTCGATTGTGGGCGCCATCTACCAGTCCTACCTGGTACAGGAGCGTAAACGCATTCGTCCGGATGTGGTGCAGACCGGCAGGGAAACGCTGCCCGGCATGCTGATACTCGGCTTTATGAGCGCTACCGTTATGATATGCGCCGCTACCGTATTACATCCGGCCGGCATCAACATCACCACCGCCACCGACATGGCGATCGCACTGGAACCGGTATTTGGCAATGCTGCTTCCGCCCTTTTCCTCGTCGGCCTTTTCGGCGCCTCTTTTTCCTCTCTCCTCGGCAATGCCGCGCTGGGAGGCACCCTGCTGGGCGATGCGCTGGGATATGGCGGTCAGCTTAGTTCCCGCATGGTACGCACGTTTATCGCCGTTATCATGCTGATCGGCGCCGGCGTAGCCATCACCTTTGGCAAACTGCCGCTGGAGCTTATTGTGCTGGCACAGGCAGTCACCATCTTCATCGTACCGTTCATCGGTATCGCCTTGTACCTGGTAGCCAACGATGCCGCCATCATGGGCAAAATGAAAAACAACACCTTTACCAATATTGCAGGCGCCGCGGGCCTGATCATCATGCTGCTGCTGGCGGTGAGCAACGCCATTACGCTCTTCTTTTCTTAA
- a CDS encoding Gfo/Idh/MocA family protein, producing MKSSRRNFIRNTALAGIGTGLLGGIRPLYGRSGVQQTNGIRIGIIGLDTSHAIAFTKGFNNPATVPGLEGMRVVAALPQTSPDIELNKKRLPGYTEQIKAMGVEIVDSMQALLDKSDVILVESNDGRPHLAQAMPAIKAGKKVFIDKPLAASLADGIAIAKAAKKYNAPIFSSSALRFMDSVKQVQQGAIGKVTGADTFSPAALEKTHPDLFWYGIHGIETLFAVMGSGCKTVTRFSTPGSDVVVGQWADDRIGTFRGTRNSPDEFGGRVFGEKGNLLLGPFKGYEALLQEIAVFFRTGVAPVKPEETLEILAFMEAAQESKRNGGKPVALANINII from the coding sequence ATGAAAAGCAGTCGCCGCAATTTTATCCGTAATACCGCATTGGCAGGCATAGGAACAGGACTATTGGGAGGCATCCGGCCTTTGTACGGCAGGAGCGGGGTGCAGCAAACAAACGGGATACGTATCGGTATCATCGGACTGGACACCTCTCACGCTATCGCCTTTACCAAAGGCTTCAATAACCCGGCGACGGTCCCCGGGCTGGAAGGCATGCGGGTGGTGGCCGCTTTACCGCAAACAAGCCCGGACATCGAACTGAATAAAAAAAGACTGCCGGGATATACGGAACAGATAAAAGCCATGGGTGTGGAAATCGTAGATTCCATGCAGGCGCTGCTTGATAAGTCGGACGTAATACTGGTGGAATCCAATGACGGCCGTCCGCACCTGGCGCAGGCCATGCCGGCTATAAAAGCCGGTAAAAAAGTGTTTATCGATAAGCCGTTGGCGGCCTCTCTGGCAGATGGCATCGCCATCGCCAAAGCGGCAAAAAAATATAACGCCCCTATTTTCTCTTCTTCCGCGCTGCGCTTTATGGACAGCGTAAAACAGGTACAACAGGGCGCTATCGGGAAAGTAACCGGCGCCGACACTTTTAGTCCGGCAGCCCTGGAAAAAACACACCCCGACCTTTTCTGGTACGGCATCCACGGCATAGAAACACTCTTTGCCGTGATGGGCAGCGGGTGTAAGACGGTGACCCGCTTCAGTACCCCCGGCAGCGACGTGGTTGTGGGACAATGGGCAGATGACCGCATCGGTACTTTCAGGGGTACGCGCAACAGCCCGGATGAATTCGGCGGCCGCGTTTTCGGCGAGAAAGGCAACCTGCTGCTCGGTCCCTTTAAAGGCTACGAAGCGCTGTTGCAGGAGATAGCTGTTTTCTTCCGTACCGGCGTGGCGCCGGTAAAACCGGAAGAGACACTGGAGATACTGGCCTTTATGGAAGCTGCGCAGGAAAGCAAACGTAATGGCGGTAAACCGGTAGCGCTGGCGAATATCAATATTATATAA